A region from the Haemorhous mexicanus isolate bHaeMex1 chromosome 12, bHaeMex1.pri, whole genome shotgun sequence genome encodes:
- the LOC132333048 gene encoding fatty acyl-CoA hydrolase precursor, medium chain-like isoform X2 translates to MAAVRDTALLACILFLGGTALVATEQPEAETKYGRVRGFQFKVDTAERTVNVFLGLPFAKPPVGSLRFSEPQPPEPWEGVRDATSYPPMCLQDHVQGQFISDLITNRKEKVALQVSEDCLYLNVYTPVSTGKKEKLPVIVWIHGGGLVLGAASSFDGSALAAFDNVVVVTIQYRLGIAGYFSTGDEHARGNWGYLDQVAALQWIQENIMHFGGDPGSVTIFGESAGGISVSALVLSPLAKGLFHKAISESGTVAMGLFTDQPKEEAQKIAAISGCEKSSSAAMVDCLRGKTEEELLEITLKMDVFFISTCADGAFFPKSPRELLSEKSINAVPYIIGVNNCEFGWGIPMMMKYPPFVDGLDKDVARQILQSNLAVFNKGLPSEVVDRVYQEYMGDAESPAQVRDGLLDALGDVYFVTSSVEVARYHRDAGNPVYFYEFQHRPSSAEGLVPEFVKADHGAEISFIFGKPFLAGGATKEENELSRTIMRYWTNFAKNGNPNGEGLVHWPQYDLEEKYLAIDLEQKAAEKLKEHRVEFWLQLMKQSQTGRRKHTDL, encoded by the exons ATGGCAGCTGTGAGGGACACGGCGCTGCTGGCCTGCATCCTCTTCCTCGGGGGCACGGCGCTGGTGGCCACAG AACAACCAGAAGCAGAGACCAAATACGGCAGAGTCCGAGGGTTCCAATTCAAAGTGGACACAGCTGAGAGGACTGTAAATGTCTTTTTGGGACTTCCTTTTGCCAAGCCTCCCGTTGGATCTCTGAGGTTTTCTGAACCCCAGCCACCTGAGCCGTGGGAAGGTGTCAGAGATGCCACTTCCTACCCACCAAT GTGTCTACAGGATCATGTACAAGGACAATTTATTTCAGATCTGATTAccaacagaaaagagaaagttgCCCTGCAAGTGTCTGAGGATTGCCTGTACCTAAACGTGTACACACCTGTTTctacaggaaaaaaggagaagctgCCT GTCATAGTGTGGATCCATGGAGGTGGATTAGTTCTTGGAGCAGCTTCATCATTCGATGGCTCAGCATTAGCAGCCTTTGACAACGTGGTGGTTGTAACAATTCAGTACAGATTAGGTATTGCTGGATATTTTAG cactggTGATGAGCATGCCCGAGGTAACTGGGGATATTTAGACCAAGTGGCGGCTCTTCAGTGGATTCAGGAAAATATCATGCATTTTGGAGGAGATCCAGGGTCTGTCACTATCTTTGGAGAATCTGCAGGAGGAATCAGTGTTTCTGCTCTT GTCTTATCTCCCCTGGCCAAGGGCTTGTTCCACAAGGCCATTTCAGAGAGTGGCACTGTAGCCATGGGCTTGTTCACTGACCAGCCTAAGGAGGAAGCACAA AAAATTGCTGCTATCTCTGGCTGTGAAAAATCCAGTTCAGCTGCAATGGTTGATTGCttgagaggaaaaacagaagaagaacTACTAGAGATAACACTGAAAATG GATGTCTTTTTCATCAGTACATGTGCAGATGGCGCATTTTTTCCAAAGAGTCCCAGGGAATTGCTCTCTGAAAAATCCATCAATGCGGTCCCATACATCATAGGAGTAAATAACTGTGAATTTGGATGGGGAATTCCTATG ATGATGAAATATCCTCCTTTTGTGGATGGTCTGGATAAAGATGTTGCACGTCAAATTTTACAGAGCAACTTAGCAGTATTCAATAAG GGCCTTCCATCTGAAGTTGTTGACAGAGTGTACCAGGAGTACATGGGGGATGCAGAAAGCCCTGCTCAGGTCAGAGATGGCCTCCTGGATGCATTGGGAGATGTCTACTTTGTCACCTCATCTGTGGAAGTGGCCAGATACCACAGAG ATGCTGGCAACCCAGTCTACTTTTACGAATTCCAACACCGGCCGAGTTCAGCGGAAGGTTTGGTACCAGAGTTTGTAAAAGCAGATCACGGAGCTGAGATTTCCTTTATCTTTGGAAAGCCATTCTTAGCTG GAGGTgctacaaaagaagaaaatgaacttaGCAGAACTATCATGAGATACTGGACCAACTTTGCTAAAAATGG AAATCCCAACGGAGAGGGCTTGGTCCATTGGCCTCAGTATGACCTGGAGGAAAAATACCTGGCAATAGACCTGGAgcaaaaggcagcagagaaactgaaagaacaCAGAGTGGAGTTTTGGCTACAGCTCATGAAACAGAGTCAGACTGGAAGAAGGAAACACACAGATTTATAA
- the LOC132333048 gene encoding fatty acyl-CoA hydrolase precursor, medium chain-like isoform X1: MAAVRDTALLACILFLGGTALVATEQPEAETKYGRVRGFQFKVDTAERTVNVFLGLPFAKPPVGSLRFSEPQPPEPWEGVRDATSYPPMCLQDHVQGQFISDLITNRKEKVALQVSEDCLYLNVYTPVSTGKKEKLPVIVWIHGGGLVLGAASSFDGSALAAFDNVVVVTIQYRLGIAGYFSTGDEHARGNWGYLDQVAALQWIQENIMHFGGDPGSVTIFGESAGGISVSALVLSPLAKGLFHKAISESGTVAMGLFTDQPKEEAQKIAAISGCEKSSSAAMVDCLRGKTEEELLEITLKMDVFFISTCADGAFFPKSPRELLSEKSINAVPYIIGVNNCEFGWGIPMMMKYPPFVDGLDKDVARQILQSNLAVFNKLFQGLPSEVVDRVYQEYMGDAESPAQVRDGLLDALGDVYFVTSSVEVARYHRDAGNPVYFYEFQHRPSSAEGLVPEFVKADHGAEISFIFGKPFLAGGATKEENELSRTIMRYWTNFAKNGNPNGEGLVHWPQYDLEEKYLAIDLEQKAAEKLKEHRVEFWLQLMKQSQTGRRKHTDL, from the exons ATGGCAGCTGTGAGGGACACGGCGCTGCTGGCCTGCATCCTCTTCCTCGGGGGCACGGCGCTGGTGGCCACAG AACAACCAGAAGCAGAGACCAAATACGGCAGAGTCCGAGGGTTCCAATTCAAAGTGGACACAGCTGAGAGGACTGTAAATGTCTTTTTGGGACTTCCTTTTGCCAAGCCTCCCGTTGGATCTCTGAGGTTTTCTGAACCCCAGCCACCTGAGCCGTGGGAAGGTGTCAGAGATGCCACTTCCTACCCACCAAT GTGTCTACAGGATCATGTACAAGGACAATTTATTTCAGATCTGATTAccaacagaaaagagaaagttgCCCTGCAAGTGTCTGAGGATTGCCTGTACCTAAACGTGTACACACCTGTTTctacaggaaaaaaggagaagctgCCT GTCATAGTGTGGATCCATGGAGGTGGATTAGTTCTTGGAGCAGCTTCATCATTCGATGGCTCAGCATTAGCAGCCTTTGACAACGTGGTGGTTGTAACAATTCAGTACAGATTAGGTATTGCTGGATATTTTAG cactggTGATGAGCATGCCCGAGGTAACTGGGGATATTTAGACCAAGTGGCGGCTCTTCAGTGGATTCAGGAAAATATCATGCATTTTGGAGGAGATCCAGGGTCTGTCACTATCTTTGGAGAATCTGCAGGAGGAATCAGTGTTTCTGCTCTT GTCTTATCTCCCCTGGCCAAGGGCTTGTTCCACAAGGCCATTTCAGAGAGTGGCACTGTAGCCATGGGCTTGTTCACTGACCAGCCTAAGGAGGAAGCACAA AAAATTGCTGCTATCTCTGGCTGTGAAAAATCCAGTTCAGCTGCAATGGTTGATTGCttgagaggaaaaacagaagaagaacTACTAGAGATAACACTGAAAATG GATGTCTTTTTCATCAGTACATGTGCAGATGGCGCATTTTTTCCAAAGAGTCCCAGGGAATTGCTCTCTGAAAAATCCATCAATGCGGTCCCATACATCATAGGAGTAAATAACTGTGAATTTGGATGGGGAATTCCTATG ATGATGAAATATCCTCCTTTTGTGGATGGTCTGGATAAAGATGTTGCACGTCAAATTTTACAGAGCAACTTAGCAGTATTCAATAA GCTCTTTCAGGGCCTTCCATCTGAAGTTGTTGACAGAGTGTACCAGGAGTACATGGGGGATGCAGAAAGCCCTGCTCAGGTCAGAGATGGCCTCCTGGATGCATTGGGAGATGTCTACTTTGTCACCTCATCTGTGGAAGTGGCCAGATACCACAGAG ATGCTGGCAACCCAGTCTACTTTTACGAATTCCAACACCGGCCGAGTTCAGCGGAAGGTTTGGTACCAGAGTTTGTAAAAGCAGATCACGGAGCTGAGATTTCCTTTATCTTTGGAAAGCCATTCTTAGCTG GAGGTgctacaaaagaagaaaatgaacttaGCAGAACTATCATGAGATACTGGACCAACTTTGCTAAAAATGG AAATCCCAACGGAGAGGGCTTGGTCCATTGGCCTCAGTATGACCTGGAGGAAAAATACCTGGCAATAGACCTGGAgcaaaaggcagcagagaaactgaaagaacaCAGAGTGGAGTTTTGGCTACAGCTCATGAAACAGAGTCAGACTGGAAGAAGGAAACACACAGATTTATAA
- the LOC132333047 gene encoding fatty acyl-CoA hydrolase precursor, medium chain-like encodes MAAVRDTALLACILFLGGTALVATEQPEAETKYGRVRGFQFKVDTAERTVNVFLGLPFAKPPVGSLRFSEPQPPEPWEGVRDATSYPPMCLQDQVLGQFFSDLITNRKEKVALQVSEDCLYLNVYTPVSTGKKEKLPVLVWIHGGGLVFGAASSYDGSALAAFDNVVVVTIQYRLGIAGYFSTGDEHARGNWGYLDQVAALQWIQENIMHFGGDPGSVTIFGESAGGISVSALVLSPLAKGLFHKAISESGAAPMTLFTDQPKEEAQKIAAISGCEKSSSAAMVDCLRGKTEEELLEITLKMDMTALQLCNDTSPEKCKQDFFFISTCADGAFFPKSPRVLLSEKSINAVPYIIGLNNCEFGWVIPVMMKYPPFVDGLDKDVARQILQSNLAVFIKGLTSEVVDRVYQEYMGDAESPAQVRDGLLDAMGDVYFVISSVEMARYHRDAGNPVYFYEFQHRPSSAEGLVPAFVKADHGAEISFVFGKPFLAGGATKEENELSRTVMRYWTNFAKNGNPNGEGLVHWPQYDLEEKYLAIDLEQKAAEKLKEHRVEFWLQLMKQSQTGRIKHTDL; translated from the exons ATGGCAGCTGTGAGGGACACGGCGCTGCTGGCCTGCATCCTCTTCCTCGGGGGCACGGCGCTGGTGGCCACAG AACAACCAGAAGCAGAGACCAAATACGGCAGAGTCCGAGGGTTCCAATTCAAAGTGGACACAGCTGAGAGGACTGTAAATGTCTTTTTGGGACTTCCTTTTGCCAAGCCTCCCGTTGGATCTCTGAGGTTTTCTGAACCCCAGCCACCTGAGCCGTGGGAAGGTGTCAGAGATGCCACTTCCTACCCACCAAT GTGTCTACAGGATCAAGTACTAGGACAATTTTTTTCAGATCTGATTAccaacagaaaagagaaagttgCCCTGCAAGTGTCTGAGGATTGCCTGTACCTAAACGTGTACACACCTGTTTctacaggaaaaaaggagaagctgCCT GTCCTAGTGTGGATCCATGGAGGTGGATTAGTTTTTGGAGCAGCTTCATCATACGATGGCTCAGCATTAGCAGCCTTTGACAACGTGGTGGTTGTAACAATTCAGTACAGATTAGGTATTGCTGGATATTTTAG cactggtgaTGAGCATGCCCGAGGTAACTGGGGATATTTAGACCAAGTGGCGGCTCTTCAGTGGATTCAGGAAAATATCATGCATTTTGGAGGAGATCCAGGATCTGTCACTATCTTTGGAGAATCTGCAGGAGGAATCAGTGTTTCTGCTCTT GTCTTATCTCCCCTGGCCAAGGGCTTGTTCCACAAGGCCATTTCAGAGAGTGGCGCTGCACCCATGACCTTGTTTACTGACCAGCCTAAGGAGGAAGCACAA AAAATTGCTGCTATCTCTGGCTGTGAAAAATCCAGTTCAGCTGCAATGGTTGATTGCttgagaggaaaaacagaagaagaacTACTAGAGATAACACTGAAAATG GACAtgacagcactgcagctctgcaatgACACCTCGCCTGAAAAGTGCAAACAG gatttctttttcatcagtACATGTGCAGATGGTGCATTTTTTCCAAAGAGTCCCAGGGTATTACTCTCTGAAAAATCCATCAATGCGGTCCCATACATCATAGGATTAAATAACTGTGAATTTGGATGGGTAATTCCTGTG ATGATGAAATATCCTCCTTTTGTGGATGGTCTGGATAAAGATGTTGCACGTCAAATTTTACAGAGCAACTTAGCAGTATTCATTAAG GGCCTTACATCTGAAGTTGTTGACAGAGTGTACCAGGAGTACATGGGGGATGCAGAAAGCCCTGCTCAGGTCCGAGATGGCCTCCTGGATGCAATGGGAGATGTCTACTTTGTCATCTCATCTGTGGAAATGGCCAGATACCACAGAG ATGCTGGCAACCCAGTCTACTTTTACGAATTCCAACACCGGCCGAGTTCAGCGGAAGGTTTGGTACCAGCGTTTGTAAAAGCAGATCACGGAGCTGAGATTTCCTTTGTCTTTGGAAAGCCATTCTTAGCTG GAGGTgctacaaaagaagaaaatgaacttaGCAGAACTGTCATGAGATACTGGACCAACTTTGCTAAAAATGG AAATCCCAACGGAGAGGGCTTGGTCCATTGGCCTCAGTATGACCTGGAGGAAAAATACCTGGCAATAGACCTGGAgcaaaaggcagcagagaaactgaaagaacaCAGAGTGGAGTTTTGGCTACAGCTCATGAAACAGAGTCAGACTGGAAGGATAAAACACACAGATTTATAA